The following are encoded in a window of Mycobacterium vicinigordonae genomic DNA:
- a CDS encoding potassium channel family protein yields the protein MSDLSKEQLWTQRTEWPLALIALAFLVMYSIQVLARPVGELSYALWLACWIAWGLFVGDYVARLLLATDRWRWFVQHWFDLLLVLLPFIRPLHLLRLVVLVEALQRAMSEAVRGRILLYTISGVVLLTYAGSLAVLNAERGVPQATIDSFGKAVWWSITTMTTVGYGNLTPVTVTGRIIAVILMIGGIGLVSVVTASLASWIVQRVEETDTANQAATAAQIDELREEIRALTDQLQPREA from the coding sequence ATGTCTGACCTCTCGAAGGAACAGCTGTGGACGCAGCGCACTGAGTGGCCGCTCGCCCTGATCGCCCTCGCCTTTCTCGTTATGTATTCCATCCAGGTGCTGGCCCGGCCCGTCGGTGAGCTGTCGTACGCGCTGTGGCTGGCCTGCTGGATCGCGTGGGGGCTTTTCGTCGGCGACTATGTTGCCCGCCTGCTGTTGGCGACCGACCGTTGGAGATGGTTCGTCCAGCATTGGTTTGACCTGCTACTGGTGCTGCTGCCGTTCATCCGCCCCCTGCACTTACTGCGCTTGGTGGTGCTGGTGGAAGCGCTGCAGCGAGCCATGAGCGAGGCGGTGCGTGGCCGGATCCTGCTCTACACCATCTCCGGTGTCGTGCTGCTGACCTACGCGGGTTCACTTGCAGTCCTCAACGCCGAGCGAGGCGTACCCCAAGCCACCATCGACTCGTTTGGCAAGGCGGTGTGGTGGTCGATCACCACCATGACGACCGTCGGCTACGGAAACCTGACGCCGGTCACAGTGACCGGCCGGATTATCGCCGTCATCCTGATGATCGGTGGTATCGGGCTGGTCAGTGTGGTGACCGCTTCGCTCGCCTCCTGGATCGTCCAGCGCGTCGAGGAGACCGACACCGCCAATCAGGCGGCGACGGCCGCACAGATCGACGAGCTTCGCGAGGAGATCCGGGCACTGACCGATCAACTGCAGCCTCGGGAAGCGTAA
- a CDS encoding class I SAM-dependent methyltransferase, giving the protein MTDLVLDGNILEGVSATCLWTLYYRSTEAQRSGGVIHDPWAVELRRAISYDYSKFGKPSQVHALRARSFDAVTADYLTANPKSAVVALAEGLQTSLWRLDRAGVADELTWYSIDLPPVITLRERLLPPDRRIVALAQSALDRGWMDRVDATNGVFITAEGLLMYLDPDDALALIRDCAARFPGGQMMFDSIPHWFSRRTLKGLRLSERYTAPPMPFAMTADEGSALAERITGVRAAQDILLHPGRGAYKVAPSPLLNRIGVIRRIRPSMTLLTFG; this is encoded by the coding sequence ATGACCGACCTCGTGCTCGACGGCAACATCCTGGAGGGGGTTTCGGCTACCTGCTTGTGGACCCTGTACTACCGCAGCACCGAGGCCCAGCGCTCCGGCGGGGTGATCCACGACCCGTGGGCGGTCGAACTGCGCCGCGCAATTTCCTACGACTACTCGAAGTTCGGCAAGCCGAGCCAGGTGCACGCACTGCGCGCGCGTTCGTTCGACGCGGTGACCGCGGATTATCTGACGGCGAATCCGAAGTCGGCGGTGGTGGCGTTGGCAGAAGGGCTGCAGACCAGCCTGTGGCGTCTCGATCGGGCCGGGGTGGCCGACGAATTGACTTGGTATTCAATCGATCTGCCGCCGGTAATCACGCTGCGCGAACGCCTGCTGCCTCCGGACCGGCGAATCGTCGCGCTGGCGCAGTCCGCACTCGACCGCGGCTGGATGGACCGGGTCGATGCCACCAATGGGGTGTTCATCACCGCGGAGGGTTTGCTGATGTACCTCGACCCCGATGACGCGTTGGCGTTGATCAGGGACTGCGCGGCACGGTTTCCCGGTGGCCAGATGATGTTCGACTCGATACCGCACTGGTTCAGCCGGCGCACCTTGAAGGGGTTGAGACTGTCCGAGCGCTACACGGCACCGCCGATGCCGTTCGCCATGACCGCCGACGAAGGTAGTGCGCTGGCCGAACGCATCACCGGCGTGCGGGCGGCGCAGGACATACTGCTACACCCGGGCCGCGGCGCCTACAAGGTCGCACCCTCGCCACTGCTGAATCGAATCGGCGTCATCCGGCGCATCCGTCCGAGCATGACGCTACTGACGTTCGGCTGA
- a CDS encoding serine/threonine-protein kinase has product MSAADQRVGTTFGKYTITGVLGKGGMGEVYEAHDNQIGRSVALKIIKSQYAHDRKFRTRFERESHAAATLQEPHVIPIHGFGEIDGSLFIDMRLVRGKDLEGLLARGPLDPPRAVAIINQIAAALDAAHGEGLVHRDVKPQNVLVTPADFAYLVDFGIAEVVGENTRLTATDMRVGSWAYMAPERFAGTEITPAADVYSLACVLYEALTGQLPFPSNTQGGLIAAHMSTPPPRPSQTNPRVPPALDDVIARGMAKEPDDRYGSAGALGRAAERALRSGVRTVVDPVDDSPTRPVSWPPAPPTQPRPYQPSQPSPQASQPAPYQQVYAQTFPPSGPQPVSPNQVAVQRDRRWVLPAVIGACAVLVLGVIGVVIGLLAKSDPSRGSAASSATVPATIPPYSGEPASTSNSSSTSSSRPANVTPPLVTGPDQSADHRSCDLGYHRNDSTAFGSRSGRGSPQTSCFFAQSVLDSYWTAYGNATNDARTVSAPGSVACPTIPGAECNGPNFVMRCAGDGANPWIRCTGGKDAVVYLW; this is encoded by the coding sequence GTGTCAGCGGCAGATCAGCGAGTCGGCACGACATTCGGCAAATACACGATCACCGGCGTCCTTGGCAAGGGCGGCATGGGCGAGGTCTACGAGGCCCACGACAACCAGATCGGCCGGTCCGTCGCTCTCAAGATCATCAAGAGCCAATACGCCCACGACCGCAAATTCCGCACCCGATTCGAACGAGAGTCGCACGCCGCGGCGACACTGCAGGAACCGCACGTCATTCCGATTCACGGCTTCGGCGAGATCGACGGTTCGCTGTTCATCGACATGCGGCTGGTCCGCGGCAAAGACCTGGAAGGTCTGCTGGCAAGAGGCCCGCTGGACCCACCGCGCGCGGTCGCAATCATCAACCAGATCGCCGCGGCGCTGGACGCCGCGCACGGCGAGGGGCTGGTCCACCGCGACGTCAAGCCCCAGAACGTCCTGGTGACCCCGGCCGACTTCGCCTACCTGGTCGACTTCGGGATCGCCGAGGTGGTGGGGGAGAACACCCGTCTCACCGCGACCGACATGCGGGTCGGCTCGTGGGCTTACATGGCGCCGGAACGATTCGCCGGCACCGAGATCACACCCGCCGCGGATGTGTACTCGCTGGCTTGCGTGCTCTACGAAGCGCTGACCGGGCAGCTGCCATTTCCCTCCAACACGCAGGGCGGGCTAATCGCAGCACACATGTCAACGCCGCCGCCGCGGCCAAGTCAGACCAATCCGCGCGTCCCGCCTGCCCTGGACGACGTCATTGCGCGCGGCATGGCCAAGGAACCGGACGACCGGTACGGCAGCGCCGGGGCGCTGGGTCGCGCCGCCGAACGGGCACTGCGCAGCGGTGTGCGCACCGTCGTTGATCCGGTCGACGACTCGCCGACCCGGCCAGTGTCCTGGCCGCCCGCACCGCCGACCCAGCCGCGCCCATATCAGCCGTCGCAGCCGTCGCCTCAAGCGTCGCAGCCGGCGCCGTATCAACAGGTGTATGCGCAGACGTTCCCGCCATCGGGGCCGCAACCAGTGAGCCCTAATCAGGTTGCGGTGCAACGTGATCGGCGCTGGGTGCTGCCCGCCGTGATCGGGGCCTGCGCGGTGTTGGTGCTCGGTGTGATCGGGGTGGTCATCGGCCTGCTGGCCAAGTCGGACCCGTCGCGGGGCTCGGCTGCGAGCTCGGCGACCGTCCCGGCCACGATTCCCCCGTACTCGGGCGAGCCCGCCAGTACGTCGAATTCATCGTCGACGAGCTCATCGCGCCCCGCCAACGTCACGCCGCCGCTGGTGACCGGACCAGACCAAAGTGCCGACCACCGAAGTTGCGATCTCGGCTACCATCGCAACGACAGCACCGCGTTCGGATCCCGCAGCGGGCGGGGCTCGCCCCAGACATCCTGCTTCTTCGCGCAGTCGGTATTGGATTCGTACTGGACTGCCTACGGCAACGCCACCAACGATGCGCGGACGGTGTCGGCGCCGGGTTCGGTTGCGTGCCCGACGATTCCGGGCGCGGAGTGCAACGGCCCCAACTTCGTGATGCGCTGCGCCGGCGACGGCGCGAACCCCTGGATCAGATGCACCGGCGGGAAGGACGCGGTGGTCTACCTCTGGTAG
- a CDS encoding serine hydrolase has product MPISKPERGSTRRVIAVAATLVVAAAIVTLTARYTNRRPPARHPAIAPPASSTTRGSPAAAYPDLPTEFAQLATRRNATMGLAVAAVGSAEPPTTWGDWKQGPAWSTSKVPLVIAAYREQGHLTDQMRAAITQSDNAAAEALWQQLGDPATAARKVQQILQETGDPTTVQSRKVRPEFTAFGQTIWSLANQAHFIANAFCNKQNDPIFNLMAEIEAQQTWGIGAMAGARFKGGWGPSESGKYLVRQLGVIDTASGKTAIAIAAQPMSGSFDDGRRALDEAASWLAGHLAQLPAGQCPGKR; this is encoded by the coding sequence TTGCCTATCTCCAAGCCAGAGCGGGGTAGCACCCGGCGCGTCATCGCGGTTGCGGCCACATTGGTGGTGGCAGCCGCGATCGTGACGCTCACCGCCCGCTACACCAATCGCAGACCCCCGGCCCGACACCCCGCCATCGCCCCGCCGGCTTCGTCCACAACCCGCGGCTCCCCAGCCGCCGCCTATCCCGATCTGCCAACGGAATTTGCCCAATTGGCCACGCGACGCAACGCCACCATGGGCCTGGCCGTAGCAGCCGTCGGCAGCGCGGAACCGCCCACGACCTGGGGCGACTGGAAGCAGGGACCGGCCTGGTCCACCAGCAAGGTGCCCCTGGTGATCGCTGCCTATCGCGAGCAGGGCCATCTCACCGACCAGATGCGGGCCGCGATCACCCAATCCGACAACGCCGCCGCCGAAGCGCTCTGGCAGCAACTGGGCGATCCGGCCACCGCCGCGCGCAAAGTGCAGCAAATACTGCAGGAAACCGGCGACCCGACCACGGTTCAGTCGCGGAAAGTGCGGCCCGAATTCACCGCATTCGGCCAGACGATCTGGTCGCTGGCGAATCAGGCGCATTTCATCGCGAACGCATTCTGTAACAAGCAGAATGACCCGATCTTCAATCTGATGGCAGAAATCGAAGCGCAGCAGACCTGGGGAATCGGCGCCATGGCCGGTGCCCGATTCAAAGGCGGCTGGGGCCCGTCCGAATCCGGAAAGTACCTGGTCCGCCAACTCGGCGTCATCGACACCGCGTCCGGGAAAACCGCCATCGCCATTGCCGCGCAACCGATGTCGGGATCGTTCGACGACGGCAGGCGCGCCCTCGACGAAGCCGCCAGCTGGCTGGCCGGCCACCTCGCCCAGCTGCCCGCCGGGCAGTGTCCGGGCAAACGCTAG
- a CDS encoding Rv3717 family N-acetylmuramoyl-L-alanine amidase yields MSRVSRRGVLKCVAAAPVVLAAALSAPHSKAAGIAGMTVVLDPGHNAIADASINQQVPNGRGGTKPCNTSGTAAGNGYPEHAFTWAVTNLVADNLRGMNVNVDLTRSDDNSVGPCIDDRAARANAAHPDAIVSIHADGGPPSGHGFHVNYSSPPLNDAQQGPTMQLANAMRSALIAEGFPPSNYIGSDGLYGRADLAGLNLAQYPAVLVELGNMKNAEDAATMESADGRARYATAVTKGIVAYLQARAG; encoded by the coding sequence GTGAGCCGAGTTTCCAGGCGCGGCGTGTTGAAATGTGTCGCCGCAGCACCGGTAGTCCTCGCCGCCGCCCTCAGCGCGCCGCACTCGAAGGCGGCCGGAATCGCGGGGATGACCGTCGTCCTCGACCCGGGCCACAATGCCATTGCCGACGCTTCGATCAACCAGCAGGTCCCCAATGGAAGAGGCGGCACCAAGCCATGCAACACCTCGGGGACCGCGGCGGGCAACGGCTACCCCGAGCACGCGTTCACCTGGGCCGTCACCAACCTGGTCGCGGACAATCTGCGCGGGATGAACGTCAACGTCGACCTCACCCGAAGCGACGACAACTCCGTCGGACCGTGCATCGACGACCGCGCCGCCCGCGCCAACGCGGCCCACCCCGACGCGATCGTCAGCATCCATGCCGATGGCGGCCCCCCGTCCGGACACGGCTTCCACGTCAACTACTCCAGCCCACCGCTCAACGACGCCCAGCAAGGGCCGACCATGCAACTGGCCAACGCGATGCGGTCCGCGCTCATCGCCGAGGGATTCCCGCCGTCTAACTACATCGGATCCGATGGCCTGTACGGTCGCGCCGACCTGGCCGGCCTGAACCTGGCGCAGTACCCGGCCGTCCTGGTGGAGCTCGGCAACATGAAGAACGCCGAGGACGCCGCCACCATGGAAAGCGCCGACGGCCGCGCCCGCTACGCCACCGCCGTCACGAAGGGGATCGTTGCCTATCTCCAAGCCAGAGCGGGGTAG
- a CDS encoding DUF6636 domain-containing protein, with the protein MRVIMPGLVAAAVAGAVAVPAVAHADSKYFQSPSGNIVCMLDSTGAACDIQEYTYTPPPPPECAQHIKWGNRFTLTAGKPGQIECHGDTLAMSGEASLNYGQTISAGSITCASSEQAGIKCTDSSSGHFFRVSRDSFQLG; encoded by the coding sequence ATGCGCGTCATCATGCCCGGGCTGGTCGCGGCCGCGGTCGCGGGCGCGGTAGCTGTTCCGGCCGTCGCCCACGCTGATTCGAAGTACTTTCAGTCGCCGTCGGGAAACATCGTCTGCATGCTCGACAGCACCGGCGCCGCCTGTGACATACAGGAATACACCTACACCCCGCCGCCGCCACCGGAGTGCGCTCAGCACATCAAGTGGGGCAACCGTTTCACGTTGACCGCGGGCAAACCCGGCCAGATTGAGTGCCACGGCGACACGCTGGCTATGTCCGGCGAAGCGTCGCTGAATTACGGGCAGACGATCAGCGCTGGCAGTATCACCTGTGCCAGCAGTGAGCAGGCGGGCATCAAGTGCACCGACTCCAGCAGCGGGCACTTCTTCCGGGTTTCGCGGGACTCTTTTCAGCTGGGATAG
- a CDS encoding serine/threonine-protein kinase PknD — protein sequence MEGTSFGKYRLIELLGRGGMGEVWRAFDTATDRVVALKILPSEISNDEVFQQRFRREAHSAARLSNPHLIPIHTYGEIDGRLFVDMQLIHGRDLQAELNNGPLKPERAVSIIDQVAKALHAAHRGGLLHRDVKPSNILLDTDDFAYLFDFGIARATDDLALTAAGDFVGTWHYMAPERFSTSPIDSRSDIYALSCVLYECLTAQHPFPGNTLERQITGHLTSPPPRPSTTNPGLPPGLDTVIAKGMAKHPGDRYDTAVDLARAARNALTTPPTAPQEPPTLMRPAIPEHVHYGARLGNRPPIPMPQAPSRQTGPLHTGSPQSGPQHTAPHSTGPQQTAPHPTGPQQTAPHPTGPQQTAPHPTGPQQTAPHPTGPQQTAPHPTGPQQTAPHPTGPQQTAPHPTGPQHTSPQHVHGPRTVARPLPTPPPTPAREPTPPRAAPPRPSQPWWRRKPVAISAVAVIAVAAAVVGVVVLGKSDSGRDEFQQVTLPFTGLRDPQGLSVDYGGTVYVADTQHNRILALHPGSKTPDVLPFEGLSFPTGVTADPVGSIYVNDAGNKRVLLLRTGATAPITLPFTDLSNPTGLTVDISHTVYVTDTARNRVVALADGSSTQTEVPFTGLNGPTGLVVSGDGTIYVSDGGNNRILMLPTTTKKQVPVPFKGLKQPGGVTLDNQGAVYVTDCGNNRALKLPVGSSEQIELPFTGLNYPWGLSVDNRGNIYVGGRNDQIVELQRK from the coding sequence TTGGAGGGAACTTCGTTCGGGAAGTACCGGCTGATCGAGTTGCTGGGTCGCGGCGGAATGGGCGAGGTGTGGCGGGCGTTTGACACCGCCACCGACCGCGTCGTCGCGCTCAAAATTCTGCCTTCCGAGATTTCCAACGACGAGGTTTTCCAACAGCGGTTCCGCCGCGAGGCCCACTCCGCCGCGAGATTGAGCAACCCGCACCTGATCCCAATCCACACCTATGGCGAGATCGACGGACGGCTGTTCGTGGACATGCAATTGATCCACGGGCGCGACCTGCAGGCGGAGTTGAACAACGGGCCGTTGAAGCCCGAGCGTGCGGTGTCCATCATCGACCAGGTCGCCAAGGCGCTGCATGCCGCACATCGTGGTGGGCTGCTGCACCGCGACGTCAAGCCGTCCAACATCCTGCTGGACACCGACGACTTTGCTTATCTGTTCGACTTCGGAATCGCCCGCGCGACAGACGATCTGGCGCTTACGGCGGCGGGAGATTTTGTGGGGACATGGCACTACATGGCTCCCGAGAGGTTCAGCACCTCCCCCATCGACTCGCGTTCGGACATCTACGCACTGTCCTGCGTTCTCTACGAGTGTTTGACCGCCCAGCACCCATTTCCGGGTAATACGTTGGAACGACAGATCACCGGGCACCTCACCAGTCCGCCGCCGCGGCCGTCCACTACCAATCCGGGTTTGCCGCCCGGGCTGGATACGGTGATCGCCAAGGGAATGGCCAAGCATCCGGGCGACCGGTATGACACCGCGGTGGACTTGGCCAGGGCTGCCCGCAATGCGCTCACGACGCCGCCGACCGCCCCGCAGGAGCCCCCGACCCTGATGCGGCCGGCCATCCCCGAGCACGTCCACTACGGCGCCCGCCTCGGTAATCGACCACCGATCCCCATGCCGCAGGCTCCGTCACGGCAGACCGGTCCACTCCACACCGGGTCGCCGCAGTCCGGACCGCAGCACACTGCACCGCATTCGACCGGACCACAACAGACCGCACCCCACCCGACCGGACCACAACAGACCGCACCCCACCCGACCGGACCACAACAGACCGCACCCCACCCGACCGGACCACAACAGACCGCACCCCACCCGACCGGACCACAACAGACCGCACCCCACCCGACCGGACCACAACAGACCGCACCCCACCCGACCGGACCACAACAGACCGCACCCCACCCGACCGGACCACAGCACACCTCACCGCAGCACGTCCACGGCCCACGCACGGTGGCTCGACCCCTACCGACCCCGCCCCCCACTCCCGCGCGAGAACCCACGCCTCCCCGGGCGGCCCCGCCGCGTCCATCGCAGCCGTGGTGGCGCCGCAAACCCGTCGCGATCTCGGCGGTGGCGGTGATCGCAGTCGCCGCAGCCGTGGTAGGCGTGGTGGTCCTCGGCAAGTCGGATTCCGGCCGCGACGAGTTCCAGCAAGTAACGCTGCCCTTTACTGGCCTGCGCGACCCGCAAGGTCTCTCGGTGGACTACGGCGGCACGGTGTACGTCGCCGACACCCAGCACAATCGGATCCTGGCACTACACCCTGGCTCGAAGACACCAGACGTGCTGCCGTTCGAAGGGCTGAGCTTCCCCACCGGGGTGACGGCCGACCCCGTCGGCTCGATTTACGTCAACGACGCAGGCAACAAGCGGGTGCTGCTGCTCCGTACCGGCGCGACGGCTCCGATCACCCTGCCCTTCACCGACCTCAGCAACCCCACCGGCCTGACGGTGGATATCAGTCATACCGTCTATGTCACCGACACCGCCCGCAATCGCGTGGTTGCGCTGGCCGACGGCTCGAGCACACAGACGGAGGTGCCGTTTACCGGACTCAACGGTCCGACCGGTCTGGTCGTCAGCGGCGACGGAACGATCTATGTATCCGACGGTGGGAACAATAGGATCCTGATGTTGCCGACGACCACGAAAAAGCAAGTGCCGGTGCCGTTCAAGGGCCTCAAGCAGCCTGGCGGTGTCACCTTGGACAACCAAGGGGCGGTGTACGTCACCGACTGCGGCAACAATCGTGCGCTCAAGCTTCCCGTGGGCTCGTCGGAGCAGATCGAGCTGCCGTTCACCGGTCTCAACTATCCCTGGGGTTTGTCGGTCGACAACCGTGGCAACATCTACGTCGGCGGCCGCAACGACCAAATCGTGGAGCTGCAGCGCAAGTAG
- a CDS encoding DUF475 domain-containing protein — protein MALRIFWPSIAVTIGSLIAAFLYRGFHALILCAILGVLEVSLSFDNAVINATVLRRMDEFWQRIFMTIGILVAVFGMRIFFPLLVVWVTAGLAPRQALQLAFNPPPNDAAYFPDGSPSYETALTTAHPQIAAFGGTFLLMLFLNFIFGEREITWLSWLERPLGNTGMRAHLSILAAGASLILTSHFLASSEQRYTVLLSGLLGLVVYVVVDGLGSIFAVGEDVTDTQPPGSDGPSELAKASGKAGFFLFLQLEVLDASFSFDGVIGAFAITADPILIALGLGFIGAMFVRSITIFLVRKGTLSEYVYLEHGAHWAIGALAVILLISIRFHVNEILTGLIGVVLIGAALLSSVVRNRRNGPEATDAG, from the coding sequence GTGGCATTGCGCATTTTCTGGCCGTCGATCGCGGTCACGATCGGTTCGCTGATCGCCGCGTTCCTATACCGCGGATTCCACGCGCTCATCCTGTGCGCGATCCTGGGAGTGCTGGAGGTGTCCCTGTCGTTCGACAACGCGGTGATCAACGCGACCGTGCTGCGCCGGATGGACGAGTTCTGGCAGCGGATCTTCATGACAATCGGGATCCTGGTCGCGGTGTTTGGCATGCGGATCTTTTTCCCGCTGCTGGTGGTGTGGGTCACGGCCGGGCTGGCACCGCGCCAAGCTTTGCAACTCGCGTTCAATCCCCCACCTAACGACGCTGCGTACTTCCCCGACGGCAGTCCCAGCTACGAGACCGCGCTCACCACAGCGCATCCTCAGATCGCCGCGTTTGGCGGCACCTTTCTGCTGATGTTGTTCCTGAACTTCATCTTCGGCGAACGCGAAATCACTTGGCTCTCGTGGCTGGAGCGACCGCTAGGAAATACCGGCATGCGCGCCCACCTGTCCATATTGGCCGCGGGAGCATCACTCATCCTCACGTCGCACTTCCTCGCTAGCAGCGAACAGCGCTACACGGTGCTGCTGTCCGGGTTGCTCGGCCTCGTCGTCTACGTGGTGGTGGATGGCCTGGGCTCGATCTTCGCCGTGGGCGAGGATGTCACCGATACACAACCACCGGGCTCCGACGGCCCTTCGGAACTCGCCAAAGCCTCCGGCAAGGCTGGCTTCTTCCTATTCCTCCAGCTCGAGGTCCTAGACGCGTCGTTCTCCTTCGACGGGGTGATCGGCGCGTTCGCTATCACGGCCGACCCCATTCTGATTGCGTTGGGCCTCGGTTTCATCGGGGCGATGTTCGTCCGGTCGATCACCATTTTCCTTGTGCGGAAAGGCACTTTGTCGGAATACGTGTATCTAGAACACGGCGCACACTGGGCGATCGGCGCGCTGGCGGTGATCTTGTTGATTTCCATCCGGTTCCACGTCAACGAGATCCTCACCGGCCTGATCGGCGTGGTGCTTATCGGTGCAGCGCTGCTCAGCAGTGTGGTGCGCAATCGCCGGAATGGGCCTGAGGCAACAGACGCTGGTTAG
- a CDS encoding DUF1254 domain-containing protein gives MKQRSGSAMTTLVASALAMLSAGTLAACGHGGRVRPDPSRTAQARLREKAKDAYIFTYGLVMNYRTMYKQAIEGDREFGRWLNLGTSTPTDKDIVTPNNDTPYSYAWADLRAEPWVLTLPKVDSTRYIVSQWDDLWGFVLDNPGSVLDGNNGISVLIAPPDWNGQLPQGVSRAIRGESQFLGTLTRTELTGTDDGTEQVKAIQREYKLEPLSAFQHTTAPAPAPSLNWPAWTEGDEMTTKYWDYVSLLLPFTTDNPVDQPMYDNLAALGITRGRPFAQDTLSQEVKDALKGGIQDAQAALKKCSQQKDLRSGDLFGDRAKLGTHYFDRALGVYMGIFGNVPQQSMYYTLPLDQTGVPLDGSKGNYSITFPPGQTPAVDYFWSLTMYSVPDRLLVANPLNRYSIGSSTPGLQANPDGSLTVYFTARDPGGDKTSNWLPAPEGPFWVVLRTYGPKPAMVDGSWQPPTTKKIS, from the coding sequence ATGAAACAGAGGTCTGGATCGGCTATGACGACGCTGGTTGCCTCGGCGCTGGCGATGTTGTCTGCAGGCACGCTTGCGGCGTGTGGCCACGGCGGTCGGGTGCGTCCGGACCCGTCGCGCACAGCCCAGGCCCGTCTGCGCGAAAAGGCCAAGGACGCTTATATTTTCACCTATGGACTGGTGATGAACTACCGGACCATGTACAAGCAAGCCATCGAAGGCGACCGCGAGTTCGGCAGATGGCTAAATCTGGGCACCTCGACGCCAACTGACAAGGACATCGTCACACCCAACAACGACACCCCGTATTCCTATGCGTGGGCGGACCTGCGGGCTGAACCGTGGGTACTGACCCTGCCCAAGGTGGACTCCACGCGCTATATCGTCAGCCAGTGGGACGACCTATGGGGCTTCGTACTTGACAACCCCGGCTCGGTGCTGGACGGCAACAACGGAATCTCGGTGCTGATCGCGCCTCCGGATTGGAACGGCCAACTCCCACAAGGGGTTTCGCGAGCAATCAGAGGTGAAAGTCAGTTCCTGGGTACCTTGACCCGCACCGAGTTGACGGGTACCGACGACGGGACCGAACAGGTCAAGGCGATCCAGCGCGAGTACAAATTGGAACCGCTCAGCGCGTTCCAGCACACAACCGCCCCCGCCCCGGCGCCGAGCCTGAATTGGCCGGCGTGGACCGAGGGCGACGAGATGACGACGAAATACTGGGACTACGTCTCGCTGCTGCTGCCGTTCACCACCGACAACCCAGTCGATCAGCCGATGTACGACAACCTGGCGGCTTTGGGAATCACGCGTGGGCGGCCGTTTGCCCAGGACACGTTGTCCCAGGAGGTCAAGGATGCACTCAAGGGTGGAATCCAGGACGCACAAGCTGCGCTGAAGAAATGCAGCCAGCAGAAGGACCTGCGCTCCGGGGACTTGTTCGGCGACCGCGCCAAGCTCGGCACCCACTACTTCGACCGGGCGCTCGGTGTGTATATGGGCATTTTCGGCAACGTTCCCCAGCAATCCATGTACTACACCCTCCCGTTGGACCAAACCGGTGTACCGCTGGACGGCAGCAAGGGCAACTATTCGATCACCTTCCCACCGGGCCAGACTCCGGCGGTGGACTATTTCTGGTCGCTCACCATGTACAGCGTCCCGGACCGGCTCCTGGTGGCCAATCCGCTCAACAGATACTCGATCGGCAGCAGTACGCCGGGTTTGCAGGCCAATCCCGATGGCTCGTTGACCGTGTACTTCACGGCCAGGGACCCCGGTGGCGACAAAACCAGTAACTGGTTGCCGGCGCCGGAGGGTCCGTTCTGGGTGGTGCTACGGACCTATGGGCCCAAACCAGCCATGGTGGACGGATCCTGGCAGCCGCCGACGACTAAAAAGATCAGTTGA